The genomic stretch ACTCTCTAACATGGCCTATGTGGAgaggctccgcccaaaaggggtaccattttttaggcttcaggtatatgaaagggtcacggatttcactagttgaagtacaTGTCTGTAAAAGGACCTAAAGGAGCTAACAGACAAAtcttatggctgtgaaaaagacagaaaaactTGCCTCTTCACGTGTTCCCGTCAGGTCACCCTCCTTTTCCGATGGCATTATTTATCAACCTcaccaacatcatcatcatcatcatcatcgtcgtcgtcgttgtctTAGTGATcaacatcatcgtcatcattgtCTCTTTTTGGCATCTCCATTGCAGTAAATGAAAGCTAATCAAAGTTGAGCTAATGGAAGACACCTTAAAACTTGCTCATTTTATCTTCTACAGGGAAACCATTCTTGTTTTCCCTTGTCAAGATAAACACGCGATATGCCTGGACTGCTTTGAGGTGTACTGCACAACAAAATTAAATGACAGACAATTTGTACAACACGAGAGTTATGGGTACACTCTGCCATGTCCTGGAAGCTCAGGTGAGATAACTGTGCAAACAgcttgaacaaaataaagataaataatGAAAGATGTTTAACGGTAaaatttttgaccagctagttcTGCTGAAACTCAACGACAAAAGGTTTCATAAAGTTGTATACATAAGTAATAGTCGGCCTGAGTTTATGCTCTCTGAGAAACAAGCCATGTCAAATTCTAGTGTGTTTTGATTCAGGCGTAGGATATATAAAAATAATGCTTGTTTTCAGGAGAGTCGAATATTCTCCAAATATAACGTAAGCCGGGTCTGAATATCACtcctttttaaacatttttccaaTCTCCTTGAGCACATCGAGCGTAAATTGTTGGTATCTACTTTCCGCTTCTAACTGCTGCTGCAGAATTCTCTTGAACAAATCCTCCTCCCTTTTGCGGCTGTCTTCTAAAAATTCCCGCAAAATAGCGATCATGCTGAGATCGTCTTGCCTACTTTGAGTCATTTTCACTGGTCTTGGGTTCTTCCTGGGCTTTTTCCGGGTAGGTAAGAAATCACTGAGTGTGTTGTGCCAGTGAGGTCTTTTAACGCCCGATACTAGCGTCTCTTCCAAGGGGCTGTCTTCTTCAGATGATTCTTCGTCGCTGGGAGCATTCTGAGATGCTGTGACCCCCGGTGTGGGTGTGGTGCCCTCTGTGTACACCTGCATCTGTACCTGCCCCACGTGATTGGCTATGGGGGCATTCAGGGGCGTGATCGGGGGTGCTGGTGCGATGGGGCGCAAGGCTTTGGGTGTGGTGTTATCTGGTGGCAGTGTAATCAGACTTGCAGCAGGGGAAGCGGTAACAACCGTTGCTGAACTCATACTGGCATCACACATTTCCAATGGAATGTTGATTCGCACTACATCATCGTGATTAAATGGCGCTCCTTTGTTGGCAATAATCTCCTTTAAGATATCGTGATATGGAAATGAATGTGGCAGTTGGTCCTTTGTTCTGTTGTATTCTGCCAGCAGATTCTTTATTCGTACTTTACACTGATTGCCTGTTCTGGGACCTAGTGAGCAATGAGCGACCCGCCGGTTAAATTCTCTAGCGATCATATTCCACTCTTGGTAGTTCCGTTTCTTGCCTTTGATCAAACGGTAATTTGCCCTCCATAAACTCAACAGTGTCATTGTTTCTGTATCAGACCACCGTGACGAGTTCACTGTTCCCCCAGCGTCTTCCATACTTGCCGCTTCCAAGGGTTTTGAGACCATTgcctgttgctgttgttgggGGGTCACCTCAATGTGAACAAC from Porites lutea chromosome 1, jaPorLute2.1, whole genome shotgun sequence encodes the following:
- the LOC140923455 gene encoding uncharacterized protein translates to MATADSHTSTMTLGEGEKSTVVHIEVTPQQQQQAMVSKPLEAASMEDAGGTVNSSRWSDTETMTLLSLWRANYRLIKGKKRNYQEWNMIAREFNRRVAHCSLGPRTGNQCKVRIKNLLAEYNRTKDQLPHSFPYHDILKEIIANKGAPFNHDDVVRINIPLEMCDASMSSATVVTASPAASLITLPPDNTTPKALRPIAPAPPITPLNAPIANHVGQVQMQVYTEGTTPTPGVTASQNAPSDEESSEEDSPLEETLVSGVKRPHWHNTLSDFLPTRKKPRKNPRPVKMTQSRQDDLSMIAILREFLEDSRKREEDLFKRILQQQLEAESRYQQFTLDVLKEIGKMFKKE